In Argonema galeatum A003/A1, one DNA window encodes the following:
- the carB gene encoding carbamoyl-phosphate synthase large subunit encodes MPRRNDLHKILLLGSGPIVIGQACEFDYSGTQACKALRSEGYEVVLVNSNPATIMTDPETADRTYIEPLTPEMVEKVIAKERPDALLPTMGGQTALNLAVALSKNGVLERYGVELIGAKLEAIEKAEDRKLFKEAMEKIGVGVCPSGIASNVNEAKTIGHQIGSYPLIIRPAFTMGGSGGGIAYNQEEFEEMAQVGIDASPVSQILIEQSLLGWKEYELEVMRDLADNVVIICSIENLDPMGIHTGDSITVAPAQTLTDKEYQRLRDASIKIIREIGVETGGSNIQFAVNPVNGDMIVIEMNPRVSRSSALASKATGFPIAKFAAKLAVGYTLDEINNDITKKTPASFEPTIDYVVTKIPRFAFEKFPGTPAILTTQMKSVGEAMAIGRTFCESFQKALRSLETGRAGWGCDKTEKLASLEQIRAQLRTPNPERIFTVRHAMQMGMSVEDIYELTGIDPWFLDKMKELLETEKFLKRTPLEQLKKEELFAIKQQGYSDRQIAFATKTKEDDVREYRKRLGVLPIYKTVDTCAAEFEAFTPYHYSTYEMGCGEDAENSVSLNYPLQGESEVLPSDKQKVMILGGGPNRIGQGIEFDYCCCHAAYALRGAGFETIMVNSNPETVSTDYDTSDRLYFEPLTKEDVLNIIETEKPVGIIIQFGGQTPLKLALPLQEALLNHPELGTKIWGTSPDSIDIAEDRERFDEIVQKLHLLTAENGIARSEQEALTIARRIGYPVVVRPSYVLGGRAMEIVYSDKDLDRYMTMAVQVEPEKPVLIDKFLENAVEVDVDAIADSTGNVVIGGIMEHIEQAGIHSGDSACTLPTTSLSPAILQTIREQTIRLAKALNVIGLMNIQYAVVGAYGYAPQVYILEANPRASRTVPFVSKAIGKPLAKLASLIMSGKTLEELGLTKEIIPNHIAVKEAVLPFDKFPGTDTILGPEMRSTGEVMGIDTDFGKAFTKAELAAGVRLPLSGTVFVSMSDRDKIAIVPAVKELMELGFDIVATDGTRRVLQENGLKKIGLVLKVHEGRPHIVDAIKNQKIQLVLNTPSGEEAATDARLLRRTALAYKVPVITTIAGAKASAAAIARLQSSPLDVKAIQDYF; translated from the coding sequence ATGCCTCGTCGTAACGACCTCCACAAAATCCTGCTGTTGGGTTCTGGCCCAATTGTAATCGGCCAAGCCTGCGAATTCGACTATTCGGGCACTCAGGCTTGCAAAGCACTACGCAGTGAAGGCTACGAGGTGGTCTTGGTTAACTCCAACCCAGCCACCATTATGACCGATCCAGAAACGGCAGATCGCACCTATATTGAGCCGCTGACGCCTGAAATGGTGGAAAAAGTGATTGCCAAAGAGCGTCCCGACGCCCTGCTGCCGACGATGGGCGGGCAAACGGCGCTAAATTTAGCTGTAGCCTTATCAAAAAATGGCGTCTTGGAACGGTACGGCGTCGAATTGATTGGAGCTAAACTGGAAGCGATCGAAAAAGCAGAAGACCGAAAGCTCTTTAAAGAAGCGATGGAAAAAATTGGGGTAGGTGTCTGTCCCTCTGGCATCGCCTCCAATGTAAACGAAGCTAAGACGATCGGTCACCAAATTGGCAGCTATCCCCTAATTATTCGACCAGCTTTTACGATGGGAGGGTCGGGTGGTGGGATCGCCTACAACCAAGAAGAATTTGAAGAAATGGCCCAGGTAGGCATAGATGCCAGTCCGGTTTCCCAAATTTTGATCGAACAGTCGCTTCTAGGCTGGAAAGAATATGAATTAGAGGTGATGCGAGATCTAGCAGATAACGTAGTGATTATCTGTTCGATCGAAAACCTAGACCCGATGGGCATCCACACGGGCGACTCGATCACGGTAGCACCAGCACAAACGCTGACCGACAAGGAATACCAACGGCTGCGGGATGCCTCCATCAAGATTATCCGCGAAATTGGCGTAGAAACTGGCGGATCTAATATCCAGTTTGCCGTCAATCCGGTGAACGGCGACATGATTGTCATTGAAATGAACCCCCGTGTATCTCGTTCATCGGCATTAGCTTCCAAGGCTACTGGGTTCCCCATTGCCAAATTTGCGGCTAAATTGGCGGTGGGTTACACGCTGGATGAAATTAATAATGATATTACGAAAAAGACTCCGGCATCGTTTGAACCGACGATTGACTATGTGGTAACGAAAATCCCCCGCTTTGCGTTTGAAAAGTTTCCGGGAACGCCAGCGATACTGACAACGCAAATGAAATCGGTGGGAGAAGCAATGGCGATCGGACGGACGTTCTGCGAATCGTTCCAGAAGGCGTTGCGAAGTTTAGAAACGGGTCGCGCCGGTTGGGGTTGCGACAAAACGGAAAAATTGGCTTCTTTGGAACAAATCCGCGCCCAGTTGCGGACGCCGAATCCCGAACGGATTTTCACTGTGCGTCACGCGATGCAGATGGGAATGTCGGTAGAAGATATTTATGAACTAACGGGAATTGACCCTTGGTTTTTAGATAAGATGAAGGAATTGCTGGAAACCGAGAAATTCCTGAAACGCACTCCTTTGGAACAACTGAAAAAAGAGGAGTTGTTTGCGATCAAGCAACAGGGATATAGCGATCGCCAAATTGCCTTTGCCACCAAAACCAAAGAAGACGATGTGCGGGAGTATCGCAAGCGCTTGGGCGTTCTGCCTATTTACAAAACTGTAGATACTTGTGCGGCGGAATTTGAGGCGTTTACTCCTTATCACTATTCCACTTATGAAATGGGTTGTGGGGAAGATGCTGAAAATTCAGTATCTCTCAATTACCCGTTGCAAGGGGAATCGGAAGTGCTACCATCCGATAAACAAAAGGTGATGATTTTGGGTGGTGGGCCGAATCGCATCGGGCAAGGGATTGAGTTTGACTATTGCTGCTGTCACGCTGCCTACGCTTTGCGGGGTGCAGGATTTGAGACGATCATGGTTAATTCTAATCCAGAGACGGTTTCGACGGATTACGATACGAGCGATCGCCTCTATTTTGAACCCCTCACCAAGGAAGATGTTCTCAATATCATCGAAACGGAAAAACCAGTCGGAATTATTATCCAGTTTGGCGGTCAAACGCCACTGAAATTGGCACTTCCACTGCAAGAAGCACTCCTCAATCATCCAGAACTCGGTACGAAAATTTGGGGAACATCTCCCGATTCGATCGACATTGCGGAAGACCGAGAACGGTTTGATGAAATTGTCCAAAAACTGCATTTGCTGACGGCTGAAAATGGAATTGCTCGTTCTGAACAGGAAGCGCTGACTATTGCACGGCGAATTGGTTATCCGGTAGTGGTTCGTCCCAGCTACGTTTTGGGCGGACGCGCAATGGAAATCGTCTACTCGGATAAGGATTTGGATCGTTACATGACGATGGCGGTGCAGGTTGAACCGGAAAAACCTGTGCTAATTGATAAGTTCTTGGAAAATGCGGTTGAAGTGGATGTGGATGCGATCGCCGATAGCACTGGAAATGTTGTGATTGGCGGTATCATGGAACACATCGAACAAGCGGGAATTCACTCAGGTGATTCTGCTTGCACCCTGCCAACAACTTCTCTATCTCCGGCAATTCTGCAAACAATTCGCGAGCAAACAATCCGGTTAGCAAAAGCCCTCAATGTCATTGGTTTGATGAATATTCAGTATGCCGTCGTAGGGGCTTATGGCTATGCACCGCAGGTTTACATTTTAGAGGCAAATCCCAGGGCGTCGCGCACGGTGCCGTTCGTATCGAAGGCAATTGGCAAGCCGTTGGCGAAGCTGGCTTCTTTGATTATGTCAGGTAAAACCTTGGAGGAGTTGGGTTTGACTAAGGAAATTATACCCAATCACATTGCGGTGAAAGAAGCGGTATTGCCCTTTGATAAATTCCCCGGTACGGATACTATACTTGGCCCAGAAATGCGATCGACTGGGGAAGTGATGGGCATTGATACGGATTTCGGCAAGGCGTTTACCAAAGCAGAATTGGCGGCGGGAGTGCGGTTGCCATTATCGGGAACGGTGTTTGTATCGATGAGCGATCGCGATAAAATAGCGATAGTTCCAGCAGTAAAAGAACTGATGGAATTAGGCTTTGATATTGTCGCCACCGATGGCACTCGTCGCGTCCTCCAAGAAAATGGCTTGAAAAAGATCGGTTTGGTGCTGAAGGTACACGAAGGGCGTCCTCATATTGTAGACGCGATTAAAAATCAGAAAATTCAGCTAGTTCTCAACACTCCTTCTGGGGAAGAAGCAGCAACCGATGCGCGTTTGTTGCGGCGTACTGCCTTAGCTTACAAAGTGCCGGTGATTACCACGATCGCCGGGGCCAAAGCTAGTGCTGCTGCGATCGCACGTTTGCAATCCTCACCCCTGGATGTAAAAGCGATTCAAGACTATTTCTAG